A stretch of Gemmatimonas aurantiaca T-27 DNA encodes these proteins:
- a CDS encoding beta strand repeat-containing protein, which produces MRRLQLFSFALLALAGCSGGGDGDGGTVTPPPTPTIAIALAPTTATVARGATATTTVTLTRGGNYTGAVTLAASSSNTGVTVAFNPASLPNGTTASTATITVGATATTGATTLTFTASGAGVTSATSTLALTVPAPGITLAPVSNLSIVQGGSGTIPLTITRTNGYTGDVTVTATNLPAGVTAAPFTIGAAATTGTMTVNVAASAATADSAQFTLTASGTGATSTPITPRLTITAATTPGISLNANPAAVSITAGGGTNSAITVTRTGNFAGAVTLAVSNAPAGMTTTLTPASLAANVTTSQLAIATTAAVAAGTHTLTVTATGTGVTTKTEQVVVTVAPVPAISISASSSALTAAAGASTSTGITLVRTNITGDVTLAATGAPAGVTATLTPSTLSGATLTSTLNLAVAASVAPGTYPIVVNASGALTGGGTTSAQVTVNLTVSAAQGYTMSASAASLQQGGTGTSTVTITRTGGFAGTVNLAVSNLPSGVTASFNPAAATATTSTLTFTASAGATTGAFTATITGTATGIANVTTTVAGTVTASGGGGGNVTARFCDAAEYPLWVASRNGTTGAWTRVTAGANQTYSFTITGVGGVAWAKPDGNNGFAVTVYYGSAQELTSYGLAECANNPAGGKSLTGTFAGLSGALQSGQVSIGGAFASSTFGQSGFNLTGVAMGNTDLIAFRANTTINGTSVSMVPDKGILRRNVNYPSGSAIPTLDFNASEAFTPASAQVTVTNPSGGLLTVIASFQTGNGTFGGFSFGNLTGGGSGANTVYGLPSALTQAGDFHLVQATSTVVVNNLPVSARSVTLFNRDLANRSVTLGPDLAVTGSGLVTIATTPYARLRVNGTWQSEYGDMLFGTFSQSVANVNRSWVVSATRAYFAGASTFEVDMPDFSGVAGFDTNWGLRAGSSVSFGAVAYSAGGATATTEGLTIRSASVYGTRTP; this is translated from the coding sequence ATGCGTCGCTTGCAGTTGTTCAGTTTCGCTCTTCTCGCACTGGCCGGATGCTCGGGTGGTGGAGACGGCGACGGCGGGACCGTCACCCCGCCCCCCACCCCGACGATCGCCATTGCGCTCGCGCCGACGACGGCTACCGTCGCTCGTGGTGCCACGGCGACGACCACCGTCACGTTGACGCGCGGTGGCAACTATACGGGTGCAGTGACCTTGGCAGCGAGTTCGAGCAACACCGGGGTCACGGTGGCCTTCAATCCGGCCTCGCTCCCCAATGGCACCACCGCTTCCACCGCGACCATCACGGTTGGCGCCACGGCGACCACTGGTGCGACCACCCTGACCTTCACGGCGTCCGGTGCCGGCGTCACCTCGGCGACCAGCACGCTCGCGCTGACAGTACCGGCGCCAGGCATCACGCTCGCCCCGGTATCCAACCTGTCGATCGTGCAGGGCGGCAGCGGTACCATCCCGCTCACGATCACCCGTACCAACGGCTACACGGGTGACGTCACGGTGACCGCCACCAACCTGCCGGCTGGCGTCACCGCCGCGCCGTTCACCATCGGTGCTGCGGCAACGACTGGCACGATGACGGTGAATGTGGCGGCATCAGCGGCCACCGCTGACTCCGCGCAGTTCACGCTCACGGCTTCGGGCACGGGTGCGACATCGACACCGATTACCCCGCGCCTCACGATCACTGCGGCGACGACACCGGGGATTTCGCTGAATGCGAACCCGGCCGCGGTCAGCATCACCGCCGGTGGCGGCACCAACTCCGCTATCACGGTGACGCGCACAGGCAATTTCGCCGGTGCGGTGACCCTCGCCGTATCCAACGCTCCCGCGGGCATGACAACCACGCTCACGCCGGCGTCGCTGGCTGCCAACGTCACGACGTCCCAGCTCGCGATTGCGACCACGGCCGCAGTGGCCGCCGGCACGCACACCCTCACCGTGACCGCCACGGGAACGGGCGTGACCACCAAGACGGAGCAAGTCGTGGTCACGGTCGCGCCGGTCCCCGCCATCAGCATCTCGGCGAGCTCTTCGGCCCTCACGGCAGCGGCCGGCGCCAGCACCAGCACCGGCATCACGCTCGTTCGTACGAACATCACGGGTGACGTGACGTTGGCCGCGACCGGCGCACCGGCCGGAGTGACGGCCACGCTGACACCGTCGACACTCTCGGGCGCGACCCTCACGTCCACGCTCAATCTGGCGGTCGCCGCCTCCGTGGCCCCGGGCACCTATCCGATCGTGGTCAATGCCAGTGGCGCCCTCACCGGCGGCGGCACGACCAGTGCCCAGGTCACGGTCAACCTCACCGTCTCCGCTGCGCAGGGCTACACGATGTCGGCCAGCGCCGCATCGCTGCAGCAGGGTGGCACGGGCACCAGCACGGTCACCATCACCCGCACGGGTGGGTTCGCCGGTACGGTGAACCTCGCGGTGAGCAACCTGCCAAGCGGCGTCACGGCATCGTTCAATCCCGCCGCCGCAACGGCGACCACGTCGACGCTCACGTTCACGGCCTCAGCGGGCGCCACGACGGGCGCGTTCACGGCCACGATCACCGGCACCGCCACGGGCATCGCCAACGTCACCACCACAGTGGCTGGTACGGTCACCGCCAGCGGCGGTGGCGGCGGCAACGTGACGGCACGCTTCTGCGACGCCGCCGAGTATCCGCTGTGGGTTGCCTCGCGTAACGGCACGACTGGTGCCTGGACCAGAGTCACGGCCGGCGCGAACCAGACGTACAGCTTCACCATCACCGGCGTCGGTGGCGTGGCGTGGGCCAAGCCGGACGGCAACAATGGCTTCGCGGTGACCGTGTACTACGGCTCGGCGCAGGAATTGACGAGCTACGGGCTCGCCGAATGCGCCAACAACCCGGCCGGCGGGAAGTCGCTCACCGGCACGTTTGCCGGACTGAGTGGCGCACTCCAGTCGGGTCAGGTCAGCATCGGCGGTGCATTTGCCTCGTCCACCTTTGGCCAGAGCGGTTTCAACCTGACCGGTGTCGCGATGGGCAACACGGACCTGATCGCGTTCCGTGCAAACACCACGATCAACGGCACGTCGGTGAGCATGGTGCCCGACAAGGGCATCCTCCGCCGCAACGTGAACTACCCCAGCGGCAGTGCCATTCCCACGCTCGACTTCAATGCGAGCGAGGCGTTCACCCCGGCTTCGGCTCAGGTGACGGTGACCAATCCGTCTGGCGGTCTGTTGACCGTGATCGCGAGCTTCCAGACCGGCAACGGCACGTTTGGCGGATTCTCGTTTGGCAACCTCACTGGTGGTGGCAGCGGTGCCAACACGGTGTACGGCCTGCCGTCGGCGCTGACACAGGCCGGTGACTTCCACCTGGTGCAGGCGACATCCACGGTAGTCGTGAACAACCTGCCGGTGTCTGCCCGCTCAGTGACGCTGTTCAATCGTGATCTCGCCAATCGCTCGGTCACGTTGGGTCCGGACCTCGCCGTGACGGGCAGTGGCCTGGTGACGATTGCCACCACGCCCTATGCGCGACTGCGTGTGAACGGCACCTGGCAGTCAGAGTACGGTGACATGCTGTTCGGCACGTTCTCACAGTCGGTGGCGAACGTGAACCGCAGTTGGGTGGTTTCGGCGACCCGCGCGTACTTCGCCGGTGCGTCCACCTTCGAAGTCGATATGCCCGACTTCAGCGGTGTGGCGGGCTTCGACACGAACTGGGGTCTCCGGGCTGGATCGTCGGTGTCGTTCGGCGCCGTTGCATACAGCGCAGGCGGCGCGACGGCGACCACCGAAGGACTCACGATTCGCTCGGCATCCGTGTACGGGACACGCACACCGTAA